The genomic stretch ACTGCAATCGCAACCAGAGCGACTGATGTAGAGACGGCACGAGATTGAAGCACAACGCCGGCGAGCAGGAGCACCCCGAATCCGGCAGCAAACGGGAGCCCTGGATAGAGACTCCCTGTCTGATGTGAATAAATAACCCCCCCGGCCAGGGCCACAAAGACGACGACACTAGCCGCTTTTTCGATTCGTCTCAACGTATAAGACGTCAGATTCAACAAGAACATGAAACTATCGAATCCCGAACTGACGAGACACTCCAGACGTGGCTTCGGTGTGCGAGCTATCAGTAATCAATCTTCTCCGCTTGTCCGGGAGCTCGTCAGCTGTCTCGTCACGCCGACGTAGCCATGATATTGAAGAAGTGAAATCCCGACCTCATGCTACTGCAACTGACTGAAAGCGTCTGACTGCACACTTTTCTGAGCGGTTAGAACCCCTCGGTGGATATCCATCGCTGAGCCAGACGTGGGCATCTCGTCGTGGCGCGACGTGCCCTACGCCTCGGCTGAGAGCACCTCGATTGCGGATATCTTGGGGTTGTCGGCCGAGGCGTTGAAGTCGATGTCGAGCGACCCATCGGTGACCTCGACGGTGTACTCTTTGACGGTGGCCGTATTCGGTCCGACGTCTGCGTGGATATCGTATCCGGTGAGTTCGACGGGTTCACCTTCGAGGTTCGCACTCATCACACGCCCCCCGTCGCCCGTGCTACTCTGTGAGCCGAAGTAAATCTCGGCGAGGTGTAACCGGACCGTGTAATTGCCGTCCTCGACCGGGAGGCTGTACTCGGTCCCGGTCGTGTTCGTCCAGAATCGCTCGGTCAGATACAGCCGGTCGTCGGCCGTCCCGGCGATATCGGTCGTTCCGTACTTCGCCTCTGCGTCGGCAACATATCCGGGAGCGTTGAAGTAGTCGTCCGCGGCCCACTGATTCCCGAGTTCGTCAGTGTAAGCGTCCCCTCCAGTGTTGATCCGGTACACTACCGCCTCGTTAGTAGTGGTGGTCGTGACGTCGACAGAGAACGTCTCGCTCGTCGACACTGTGCCGTCGTCAGCGACGACTTCGACGGTGTACGTGCCGTTGTCGCCCACTCCTGGGGAGATGGCGATCGTCCCCGTTCCATCCCCGTTGTCGGTCAGCGAGACGAACTCCGGGGCCTGACTGAGTGACAACGAGAGCGTGTCGTCACCGTCAGCGTCAGAGGCCGTGACGGACACGCCAGTCGAGTCACCTTCGACGATGGTCTGGTCTGCAATCGGTTCGATCGACGGGGCGGTGTTCGCGTCGTCATCGGCTGAGAGCACCTCGATTGCGGATATCTTGGGGTTGTCGGCCGAGGCGTTGAAGTCGATGTCGAGCGACCCATCGGTGACCTCGACAGTGTACTCTTTGACGGTGGCCGTATTCGGTCCGACGTCCGCGTGGATATCGTATCCGGTGAGTTCGACGGGTTCACCTTCGAGGTTCGCACTCATGACACGACCCCCATCGCCCGTACTACTCTGTGAGCCGAAGTAAATCTCGGCGAGGTGTAATCGGACCGTGTAATTGCCGTCCTCGATCGGGAGGCTGTACTCGGTCCCAGTCGTGTCCGTCCAGAACCGCTCGGTCAGATACAGCCGGTCGTCGGCCGTCCCGGCGATATCAGTCGTTCCGTACTTCGCTTCTGCGTCGGCAACATATCCGGGAGTGTTGAAGTAGTCGTCCGCGGCCCACTGATTCCCGAGTTCGTCAGTGTAAGCGTCCCCTCCAGTGTTGATCCGGTACACTACCGCCTCGTTAGTAGTGGTGGTCGTGACGTCGACAGAGAACGTCTCGCTCGTCGACACTGTGCCGTCGTCAGCGACGACTTCGACGGTGTACGTGCCGTTGTCGCCGGCTCCTGGGGCGATGGTGATTGTCCCCGTTCTATCCCCGTTGTCGGTCAGCGAGACGAACTCCGGGGCCTGACTGAGTGACAACGAGAGCGTGTCGTCACCGTCAGCGTCGGATGCACTGACCGAGAGATCAGTCGAGTCACCTTCGACGATGGTCTGATCCGTGATCGGTTCGATCGACGGGGCAGTGTTCGCGTCATCATCGGCTGAGAGCACCTCGATTGCGGATATCTTGGGGTTGTCGGCCGAGGCGTTGAAGTCGATGTCGAGCGACCCATCGGTGACCTCGACAGTGTACTCTTTGACGGTGGCCGTGTTCGGTCCGACGTCCGCGTGGATATCGTATCCGGTGAGTTCGACGGGTTCACCTTCGAGGTTCGCACTCATCACACGCCCCCCGTCGCCCGTACTACTCTGTGAGCCGAAGTAAATCTCGGCGAGGTGTAACCGGACCGTGTAATTGCCGTCCTCGACTGGGAGGCTGTACTCGGTCCCAGTCGTGTCCGTCCAGAACCGCTCGGTCAGATACAGCCGGTCGTCGGCCGTCCCGGCGATATCAGTCGTTCCGTACTTCGCTTCTGCGTCGGCAACATATCCGGGAGTGTTGAAGTAGTCGTCCGCGGCCCACTGATTCCCGAGTTCGTCAGTGTAAGCGTCCCCTCCGGTGTTGATCCGGTACACTACCGTCTCGTTGGTTGTCGGTTCAACCGTGACGTTTACGCTGTCGGTGTCAGAGCTGGTCCCGTCTGAGACGGTGAGCTCAATGACGCCACTGATGGTCTCATCGGTCTCCGTGACAGCAAGTGTCGGCGTTGCACTCTCGTTGTCAGAGAGAACACCAACGGATGGGCCTCCGATCTGGTCCCAAGAGTACGTGAGTGTCTCGTCGGTCGGGTCGCTGGACCCCGTTCCATCAAGCTGGATTGTCTCGCCGGGCGCGACTGTCACATCCGGACCAGCATCAGCCACTGGCGGCTCGTTGACCGGGACAACAGTGACGTTCACCGTGTCGGTATCGGTATCGGTTCCGTCGGTCGCTTCTACTTGGAACGTCAACGTGGTGTTCTGGTCAACGTCGGGCGCGGTGAACGACGCGTTGACGGCCATACTACTCTCTAAGGTGACGCTGGGCCCATCGATTTGCTCCCACACGTACGTGACGACATCACCCTCGTCGGGGTCGGTCGTGTTGGAGGCGTCAAGGACGACTGTGGCCCCTTCGTCGACCGATTGGTCGTCTCCCGCATCAGCTGTTGGCGCTGTGTTGGGAGTGATTTCCGTCACCGAAAGTCGGTCCCACGATGCCGGATGCGTGGAACTGGCACCCCTTGCTGTGCTGATGACTCCTACCGCGAGCCCCCGAGTACTGGTCGCGTACCAGCTTTCCGACATGGTAAGCGTCTGGTCGAAGTACACCCGCTCGCCACCGTTAATCGAGTAGCTCGCTTCGACGGTATCGTTCGATGGGTAGACATCGAGGTATAAGTCGATAGTCTGTCCACTGCCGATTACTTCGCTCTCTGAGAGTACTGCTCTGGAGTTGACGACAGTCCCATTGACCTCGTGGAGGAGCTGTACGCCGCCGGAAGCACTCCCAGTGGCGTCCTGCGCTGTGGCAACAAGCTTGATGTAGTTGTCCTGATCACCAGGCCCGATCTGCATCCCGACAGATTGGTTCGGCTCCGGACTCACACCGTCAGGGAAGGGCGATTCAACCGTCGTCCGAACAGTGAACGGGCTGTCTCCGGTCGCGTTCACCCCATACTGGAAGGCATAGGACTGCGAATTCTGCTCTTCGTACGCGTCGCCGAACGGGATTGCATCGATGGAAATACGCTCGGTTGCGCCGCCGGCACGTACCTGTGAACCGTTGTAGAGGTCTGCATAGTCGGTCCCATTGGTCATCAGGCCCGTGAACCCAACTCCGAACAACGACTCGGGGTGCTGACCGGCAACGAACTGACGTTCGACGGGAAGGTCGTTGTCAAGGCCGTTCAGCGGGTCGATCGCGAAGGGATCCTCCCCGTCGGAGAGGCCGTCGTTGTCGTCATCGGGGTCGAGCGAATCAGGGGAACCGTCCTGATCACCATCGACAGGTTGTGAGGCCTGCGAGCACGGGTTCGTCCCGACCGTATTCTCGTCTTCGTTGGTGTAGCCGTCGTTGTCGGCATCACCGTCAGGGTCGTATTCCGGCGACGTCGGGTCGTCTGCCGTGCACTGTTCGACATCACCTCCACCGTAATCGTTCGGCTCGAAGACCGTGATCGTGTTACTACCATAGGTTGCAGCCCAGACCGTCCCTGGGAACTTGT from Salinigranum halophilum encodes the following:
- a CDS encoding malectin domain-containing carbohydrate-binding protein, whose amino-acid sequence is MMGVWKSGWDLVQRGAVLGLIMIVVLSPIVGPVSLTGSATAAPGDVLYRINAGGGTVGSIDGKSDWAGGTSQYATGGQTSSSYDGTVTLDGSVANGTPTEVFQSERYGDQQWTFSSGIQSGETYEVRLYFAEVYFGVSEGGAEGSRVFDVLLEDQPVIDDYDIIADVGTETGVMKSFTVTPTDSAINISLSSEVDNAKISAIEIVEAEPQSNTMGTLGTVDFGDVVVNQSGSETVQLTNLGNDTDPSITLDDVSITGRNASEFSAEEPADVSLAPGESTTVNVTFSPSDTQAKRATLVVNHSGSNSPVTVDLSGDGVPAATVGFGISGLGVEPFNPTSLDFGPDGRLYVSQQNGKITAFEITRNGTNDYQVVDTEVITTVQELPNYNDDGSYNPNVNKRQVTGLLVEGNASNPVIYAASSDPRIGAGESGGDSGLDTNSGVISRLTKTDSGWDHDMLVRGLPRSEENHATNGIQYEAETNTLYVASGGNTNKGAPSANFAFTPEYALSAAILSVDLDQIEGMAEKDANHTNATYLYDLPTLQGTATPFGGQNGTNMAMWVSDSPVDVYSPGYRNSYDIALNEDNQLYATDNGANPGWGGIVVDEGPQGVCTNEPNEDDAYSAPGVYHVEGEDYYAGHPNPTRGNSTSEFAAAVESGLHNPVECDFISPANETSPSAPLEFYGPTPQGMDVYTASNFDSALKGDLLLAMWNSGDVERVKLNPAGTEATGSDPIFQNIGVNPLDVHAQGDDDKFPGTVWAATYGSNTITVFEPNDYGGGDVEQCTADDPTSPEYDPDGDADNDGYTNEDENTVGTNPCSQASQPVDGDQDGSPDSLDPDDDNDGLSDGEDPFAIDPLNGLDNDLPVERQFVAGQHPESLFGVGFTGLMTNGTDYADLYNGSQVRAGGATERISIDAIPFGDAYEEQNSQSYAFQYGVNATGDSPFTVRTTVESPFPDGVSPEPNQSVGMQIGPGDQDNYIKLVATAQDATGSASGGVQLLHEVNGTVVNSRAVLSESEVIGSGQTIDLYLDVYPSNDTVEASYSINGGERVYFDQTLTMSESWYATSTRGLAVGVISTARGASSTHPASWDRLSVTEITPNTAPTADAGDDQSVDEGATVVLDASNTTDPDEGDVVTYVWEQIDGPSVTLESSMAVNASFTAPDVDQNTTLTFQVEATDGTDTDTDTVNVTVVPVNEPPVADAGPDVTVAPGETIQLDGTGSSDPTDETLTYSWDQIGGPSVGVLSDNESATPTLAVTETDETISGVIELTVSDGTSSDTDSVNVTVEPTTNETVVYRINTGGDAYTDELGNQWAADDYFNTPGYVADAEAKYGTTDIAGTADDRLYLTERFWTDTTGTEYSLPVEDGNYTVRLHLAEIYFGSQSSTGDGGRVMSANLEGEPVELTGYDIHADVGPNTATVKEYTVEVTDGSLDIDFNASADNPKISAIEVLSADDDANTAPSIEPITDQTIVEGDSTDLSVSASDADGDDTLSLSLSQAPEFVSLTDNGDRTGTITIAPGAGDNGTYTVEVVADDGTVSTSETFSVDVTTTTTNEAVVYRINTGGDAYTDELGNQWAADDYFNTPGYVADAEAKYGTTDIAGTADDRLYLTERFWTDTTGTEYSLPIEDGNYTVRLHLAEIYFGSQSSTGDGGRVMSANLEGEPVELTGYDIHADVGPNTATVKEYTVEVTDGSLDIDFNASADNPKISAIEVLSADDDANTAPSIEPIADQTIVEGDSTGVSVTASDADGDDTLSLSLSQAPEFVSLTDNGDGTGTIAISPGVGDNGTYTVEVVADDGTVSTSETFSVDVTTTTTNEAVVYRINTGGDAYTDELGNQWAADDYFNAPGYVADAEAKYGTTDIAGTADDRLYLTERFWTNTTGTEYSLPVEDGNYTVRLHLAEIYFGSQSSTGDGGRVMSANLEGEPVELTGYDIHADVGPNTATVKEYTVEVTDGSLDIDFNASADNPKISAIEVLSAEA